The following are encoded in a window of Cupriavidus oxalaticus genomic DNA:
- a CDS encoding penicillin-binding protein 1A, whose product MNRRYITFFRETCARRLPCIGPLVLSRFSKARRTLTGALRSLARPSRRGIMLTLFALPAMFLLYVLALIPFTPDTDDIRKARIDRPALIVSADGRLIDEFKPVNRQWVPLSRISPHMAEALIATEDHRFYQHHGIDWLRTASAALRTLTGDRQGGSTITQQLARNLYPDEIGRAPTLARKVKEAITAIKIEFVYTKDQILETYLNNVPFLYNAYGVEMAARTYFAKSAQQLDILESAMLVGMLKANSSYNPMLNPDRAIQRRNTVLAQMNKYGKLSDKDYSWLKRQHLYVKFEQQIAPLGAAPHFSAHLRKWLTAWAERHGYNIYADGLVVRTTIDSRLQSMAVQAMNWQASQLQWIANRAWNERTGCSPGNDLFRSFIRQTPDYRAARDAGQSDRVALRKLGANPSFVRALCRSKTQVQAGFLAIDPRNGEIKAWVGSRDFNETPFDHVQQARRQPGSVFKPFVYGAAFARGAQPGDTLVDKNVAIPMKGQATWRPTDAAPPTDRPMTLRDALVYSRNRVTAQLMQKEGTEKVARLARKMGVRESSLEAVPSLALGTSPVTLKEMVSAYSTIANRGAYIEPRMVTRIENHEGKVLAQFPSTSPEQALPAAAAHTLVDVMRGVIDRGTAMSIRNRFWIRADVAGKTGTTQDNTDGWFILMHAQLVSGAWVGFDDGRVTLGNDWGQGAHSALPMVGAFYDMALRAGTIDSNAKLGPAPNPASRPRSQDHNRPSFWPF is encoded by the coding sequence GTGAATCGCCGCTACATTACGTTCTTTCGTGAGACTTGTGCACGGCGGCTTCCTTGCATCGGACCCTTGGTTCTCAGCAGGTTTTCCAAGGCGAGGCGAACGCTCACCGGCGCGCTGCGTTCCCTTGCCCGTCCGTCACGACGCGGCATCATGCTGACGCTTTTTGCCCTGCCAGCAATGTTTCTGCTGTATGTGCTGGCGCTGATTCCCTTTACTCCAGACACTGACGATATCCGCAAAGCCCGCATCGACAGGCCAGCGCTGATCGTATCGGCCGACGGCAGACTGATCGACGAGTTCAAACCGGTCAATCGCCAATGGGTACCGCTTAGTCGGATCTCGCCCCACATGGCAGAGGCGCTGATCGCGACCGAAGACCACCGGTTTTACCAGCATCACGGCATAGACTGGTTGCGCACCGCGTCGGCCGCACTACGTACATTGACTGGCGATCGCCAGGGCGGATCGACCATTACGCAGCAACTGGCGCGTAATTTGTATCCCGATGAAATCGGCCGCGCCCCGACTCTCGCGCGCAAGGTCAAGGAAGCGATCACGGCGATTAAGATCGAATTCGTGTACACCAAGGACCAGATCCTTGAAACCTACCTCAACAATGTGCCATTCCTGTACAACGCCTATGGCGTGGAAATGGCCGCGCGCACCTATTTCGCCAAATCGGCCCAACAGCTCGACATTCTCGAGAGCGCGATGCTCGTCGGCATGCTAAAGGCCAACAGCAGCTACAATCCTATGCTGAATCCGGATCGCGCAATCCAGCGGCGAAATACAGTGCTTGCGCAGATGAACAAGTACGGCAAGCTCAGTGACAAGGATTACAGCTGGTTAAAGCGACAGCATCTCTACGTCAAATTCGAGCAGCAGATCGCGCCACTGGGCGCCGCCCCGCATTTCTCGGCGCACCTGCGCAAGTGGTTGACTGCATGGGCCGAGCGCCATGGCTACAACATCTATGCCGACGGGCTGGTCGTGCGCACAACCATCGATTCCCGATTGCAGTCGATGGCAGTGCAAGCGATGAACTGGCAGGCAAGCCAGTTGCAATGGATAGCGAATCGGGCATGGAATGAACGTACGGGCTGTAGCCCCGGGAACGACCTTTTTCGGAGCTTCATCCGGCAAACTCCCGACTACCGTGCCGCGCGCGATGCCGGCCAATCTGATCGCGTAGCGCTTCGAAAGCTCGGCGCGAACCCCTCGTTTGTCCGCGCACTTTGCCGCAGCAAGACGCAGGTCCAAGCGGGTTTTCTCGCGATTGATCCGCGCAACGGCGAGATCAAGGCATGGGTTGGTAGTCGTGATTTCAATGAAACTCCGTTCGACCATGTGCAGCAGGCGCGACGTCAGCCTGGATCGGTATTCAAGCCCTTCGTCTACGGCGCGGCGTTTGCACGTGGCGCACAGCCGGGCGATACACTCGTCGACAAAAACGTCGCCATTCCGATGAAAGGCCAAGCGACGTGGCGGCCTACCGATGCGGCGCCTCCCACAGACCGACCAATGACGCTGCGCGACGCCCTCGTGTATTCGCGTAATCGCGTCACGGCGCAGCTCATGCAAAAGGAAGGTACCGAGAAAGTCGCACGGCTCGCGCGCAAGATGGGCGTACGCGAGAGTTCGCTCGAGGCGGTCCCCTCGCTCGCCCTTGGCACGAGCCCGGTTACGCTTAAGGAAATGGTTTCGGCGTATAGCACGATCGCGAACCGCGGCGCGTATATTGAACCGCGTATGGTCACTCGCATCGAAAACCACGAAGGCAAAGTGCTCGCCCAATTCCCAAGCACGTCGCCGGAGCAGGCACTTCCCGCTGCTGCAGCACATACTCTCGTCGACGTCATGCGTGGCGTGATTGATCGCGGCACTGCCATGAGTATCAGAAACCGTTTTTGGATTCGTGCCGACGTGGCCGGCAAGACCGGCACGACGCAGGACAACACGGATGGATGGTTCATCCTCATGCATGCGCAACTGGTTTCCGGCGCCTGGGTGGGATTCGACGATGGGCGCGTGACGCTTGGCAATGATTGGGGGCAGGGTGCGCATAGCGCCTTGCCGATGGTGGGCGCGTTCTACGACATGGCACTGCGGGCAGGAACTATCGATTCGAATGCGAAGCTCGGACCCGCGCCCAATCCTGCCTCCAGGCCTCGGTCCCAAGACCATAACCGCCCCTCGTTCTGGCCGTTCTGA
- a CDS encoding GNAT family N-acetyltransferase, which translates to MLDDLRKPYADPNAPAASWPANSVKQIPDIGTGGDAAQRRYRQLCNTVNIPLFSQAWWLDATAGPGNWDVALVERGGQVVASLPYARRRLYGFSVIAQPALAKMAGPWLAPMAGKPARILGQQKELMDELIGQLPRFDHFQQHWDPSQTNWLPFAWKGFRQTTKYTYVLDDLSDTAALWNSMQHNIRGEIRKAGSRHGLQVRDDLGIDEFIQLNRQVFTRQCMRLPYTDDYVRRLDAACAARGARKIFIAVDKLGHRHAGAYLVWDGQVAYYLMAGSDPKLRTSGASSLCIWNAIRFASGVARTFDFEGSVLEPVERFFRGFGGRPQPYFFVQKTPSRILLTYLFLRSLRKP; encoded by the coding sequence ATGCTCGACGATCTGCGCAAACCTTATGCTGATCCTAATGCGCCAGCCGCAAGTTGGCCCGCTAATTCAGTCAAGCAAATCCCTGACATCGGCACTGGGGGCGACGCGGCGCAACGCCGGTACCGTCAGCTTTGCAATACGGTCAATATTCCCCTGTTCAGCCAGGCGTGGTGGCTGGATGCCACCGCCGGTCCCGGGAACTGGGACGTTGCCCTGGTGGAACGCGGTGGCCAGGTGGTCGCAAGCCTTCCCTATGCCCGCCGGCGGCTGTATGGGTTCTCAGTCATCGCCCAGCCAGCGCTGGCCAAGATGGCCGGACCGTGGCTGGCACCGATGGCGGGAAAACCGGCGAGGATACTGGGCCAACAGAAGGAGTTGATGGACGAACTGATTGGGCAACTGCCGCGGTTCGACCATTTCCAACAGCACTGGGATCCCAGCCAGACCAATTGGCTGCCCTTTGCCTGGAAGGGATTCCGCCAGACCACCAAGTACACGTATGTGCTCGATGACCTGTCGGATACGGCCGCGCTCTGGAATAGCATGCAGCACAACATCAGGGGCGAAATTCGCAAAGCGGGCTCCCGCCATGGTCTGCAGGTGCGCGACGACCTCGGTATCGATGAGTTCATCCAGCTGAACCGGCAGGTTTTCACCCGGCAATGCATGCGGTTGCCATATACCGACGACTACGTGCGCCGCCTGGACGCTGCGTGCGCGGCGCGAGGGGCCCGCAAGATCTTCATTGCTGTGGATAAACTGGGGCACCGTCATGCAGGCGCCTATCTGGTCTGGGACGGACAGGTCGCCTATTACCTGATGGCCGGCTCGGACCCGAAGCTGCGCACCAGCGGCGCTAGCAGCCTGTGCATCTGGAACGCAATCCGATTTGCCTCTGGCGTGGCGCGCACGTTTGACTTCGAAGGGTCGGTGCTGGAGCCGGTCGAGCGCTTCTTCAGGGGATTCGGAGGCAGGCCGCAGCCTTACTTCTTTGTTCAGAAAACCCCATCCCGCATACTCCTGACCTACCTGTTCCTGCGTTCGCTCCGCAAGCCCTAA